The Oscillatoria acuminata PCC 6304 genomic interval TCCTTGTCCAGGACCGCCCCATCCCTGAATCATTTCTCCGGCAAAGGCGTCCCGAATGGCGGTCACCGGACGGACCGAATCATAAAATGTTTTGGTCTCCCAACAGGCAATTCCGGCATCAAATAGGGCGTTGCTCAAGGTGAAAAAGAGTTGGATATCCCGATCTAAGCTATGAGTTTGCCGATCGCTGATCCATTGAGCAAATGTCATCCAGGTTCCCGGGGGGAAAGATGTTCCCGCGCCATCTTCCCAAAATTCAGCAATGATTTTTTGGCGATCGCTCAAATTGGCATTAATCTCTATCAATTCGGCCATTTGTTGAGCAAACTCAGGACTGTCAACTTTCAGCGGTTCTGGGGGTCGAAATTGAGCGCCAGAGTTCAAGGCAAAGGGTATCACATTTCCCCAGTGAGGGGTGAGAAAGGTTTGAATTCGACCGTTCGGGTCGTCGAGGGGTTCTCGCAAGGGTTGCCAGCCACTGCGATCGCTGAGGATATCGGGATGATTGACGGGTTGATATCCGGTGATATCCTGATAGTTATTTAAGGCATTAGACCCATCTTGTTGTCGAAATTCCAGTAAATTTTCAGCCACAAAATACCCCAAACCTGATGCCGTATTCAGTGCAGTATTCCTCGGTGATGGATTATACCCGAGTTGCTGCATTTTGGTATTTAAAAACTCAATTTGTGAGGGAAATAACTGGCTCAATGTATAATATGCCGCATGGCTCATTGTCTCACTTTTGTTCAGTTCTGTATTCTCTTCCCCAGGCCGTTCCAGGCGGTTTTCCGGTTGAGTGGCGATCGCCCTGGAGTTGTAGGCCGCCCAACTGTCAAACATCGCTGTATGCACCAAAGCATAAGCACGGGAGGCGATCGTTGGACCCGGCCTCGTATTGCGAACCGCCTGCTGTGCTACTTCATCCCAAAACGGCACGCTCCGGGAATAGGCGATGCGGCCTTCCCCTTCTCCATAAGTGAGATAATGATGTAGTCCGCTGCTAAATCCTGTCACCGGGTCGATCGCCTCCGCCACATCCGGATTGTGTTGTTGATAGAACTGTTCATCAAATAAAACACTCGGATTCCGGTTTTCCTGTTGTCCAAACCTCAGATAATGAGTCAGTCCTGAATCTAATAATTGCCCTGCAACCGCAGCAGCAACATCGGGATATTGTTCTAAATAATAGGCTTCATTATACCAGGCACTCGGAGTTCGGCTTTCTCCCTGACCCCATTGGATAAAATGCTCTAATCCAGAGTTGAATCCTCCCTGGGTTACGGCTAAATTTACATCTGGATTTTGTTGTAAGTAATAGCTTTCATCGAATAAGTCGTCAATTAATAACATGGCTTTCTCTCTGATTCTTGCAGTGAATCGGGTCCTGATGGCATTGTGGATTGACGTATTCCCTTGATATCTGTAGGGGCGATTCGCAAATCGCCCCTACCATTCTAAGATTTGACCTCCAAATTAGATTCGGCGACCTTCACGATGCCCAAAAATTAGGTAATGAGCTAATGCATTCGGGAAAATGTCTTGATTAACCGCAGCAGCAACATCGGGGTTAGTTTGTAAATAGAATCCGGGGTTAAAGGTTAAAGAAATTGGAGCCCGTCCTTCTAAGAAACCAAACTGGATGAAATGAGCAAAACCACTGTCAATTCCCCCACTGGTTTTGGCTGCCGATACATCAGAATTTTGAGCCAGATAAGCCTGTTCGTCAAATAATTGACTAGGATTTCGGCCTTCAAATTGTCCAAAGTTGGTATAATGGACAAAGGCACTGGCTACGCTACCATTGTTAACCGCCGTTGCCACATCAGGGTTAGTTGCTAAATAGAAACCTTCATCAAAGAACAACGACTGGAGATCGAGTTGGAGGTTACGGATAAACTCAATCGAGGTTTGATAGGCGGGAGAAACTGTGAGATTGGGGTTGCTAATTTTAGCAATAAATCCATCCAGAGCTTCTTCTAGTTTAGCACTTTGAATCGCCCCGGTTGTGATGGGAAAATCAGGCGATCGCGTCCCGCCAGTGACATAAATATTTCCGGCATCATCAGGAACCATTCCGAGGATAAAATCTCGTTGACTGCCTCCGAAGAAGGTGGAATAAATGGCCTCAGACCCTTGGGGATTGAGTTGGGTAATAAATGCATCGGCAACCCCAGAAAACGAGGGTTGGAGAGCATTAACCGTGGGAAAGTCGGGGGAGTCGGTATTCCCGGCAATATAAACATTTCCCAGACTATCGAGGGCGATCGGTCCACTGAAGTCCATTTCGCTTCCCCCCAAAAATGTCGAGTAGACTAACCCAGTTCCGGTGGGATTGAGTTTCGTCACAAAGGAGTCATATAATCCCCCGCCAAAACTGGGCTGAAATGCCCCGGGAGTGGTGGGAAAATCTTCAGAATCCGTATATCCGGCCAGATAAGCATTCCCCTCATTATCAACAGCAATTCCCGTGATATAATCCCCATCGACTTCACCGGAACCCCCGAGGTAGGTTGAATATTCTATCGTCGATCCGCTGGGGTCGAGTTTGGTGACAAAGGCATCCAGAAAAGCACCATTAAATTGAGTCTGAAAAGCACCGGGACTGATGGGAAAATTCGGGGAAGCGGTATATCCGGCAACATAAGCGCTGCCACTTTCATCAACGGCGATCGCCAAAGCGCCATCATCTTCACTCCCGCCTAAATAGGTGGAATAAACCAACTCGGTTCCCGTGGGATTAAGTTTACTTACAAATACATCTCCAAAGGAGAATGCGCCGATCCCCCCAAAGGTATTTTGAGCCGCATTGACTAAGGGAAAATCCGTGGAACTGGTGACGCCAGTCAGGTAAATTTGACCCTGATTATCTAGGGTCATATCCCAGTTCGTTTCTATGCCAGTTCCGCCTAAATAGGTGGAGTAAATCAGTTCGGTTCCACTGTTATTGAATTTGGCAACAAAGGTATCTTGCTCTCCAGATAAAGCGGTTTGAATCGTTCCCGCTGTGGTGGGTAAATCTGTGGAATTGGTATTACCGGAAAGATAAATATTCCCAGCATTATCGACTCGGAGAGAAACATTAGCACCTTCCTCCGATGCTTCTGTGCCACTGCCTCCAAAGTAAGTAGAAAAAAGAATTGTGGTTCCCGTGGGGTCGAGTTTGGTGATAAATACATCACTTTCTCCGGCATTAGCAGATTGGAGTCCTCCGAGGTTAGGAAAATTAGCCGATTGAGTAATTCCAGCAATATAAATATTCCCCACTTGATCTAACGCCACATCAAATCCCCGATCGCTCTGGCTACCCCCGAGATAACTAGAGTATTCTAACACTGGGTCAATCACTAGAGTATAGTTGGGGTCATAATCCCCGATTTCAAACCCCACTAATCCATCCCCTAGCAAGCGATATCCCCCAGATATGGCAATCCGATTGCCGTCAATCTCTTGATAAATGACAGGTGCAGTTTCAATTAATTCCCCTAATGCCGTTTGCAAAATCAATGCCCCATCTTCCCGGATATCTAAGCCCGTAATCCCACTATAATTGAGCCGAATTTGGTCGGGATTGACCCCTGGTTCTACGATAAAGTCACGCTTTAACTGCCCTTCTATGCCATTGTAAAACAAGTGAATGCCCGGATATAATTCGTTATAACTAACTCCGCTATAAGTAGGAACATTACTCACCCATTGGCTCGAATTATTTCCCATGAAAAAGTTAGCAACACCGGGTAAGGGGTTTAAGCCCGATATTTCTGGGTGAGAATTGGCCCCAATAAATTGCAATTGGACTGTAGCATTGACAGGCCCTTCGGGGGTTTGTTGGGAGGAGGTTAATAACAATCCATCCTGGGCGAATTGAATCGTATGTCCGGCACCGGCTACCTGGAATTGCGGGGTTCCGGGTCCGTTTTCTAGGGGAATAAAACTTAATGGCAGGTTGCCAAAGGAGGGATTAATTTCGCCGATGGGGGTGGTGAACCCGACGAGTGGATCGCCTTGAGATTGGGGGAATGCCAAGTCGGGAGTTGCCATTGCTTCGTCCAGCAGGAGGCGATCGCTTCCCAAGATTCCTAAGTCTGATTCCCCGGGAACGAGAGGAGCATTTAAAGGGGCGACTGCCGGATTAAACCCGGAAATAAGCACCGACTCATCCCAACCGGAAGGCTGTGAATTTTCTACCCCGGAAATCAAGCCGAAATTAACCTCTAGTCCAGTTTCAATTAACCCGAGTGCGGCGGTACTATTCGTATCATCCATCATCATGATTCAGTTTCCTCTCTAAGTTTTAAACAAATCGGCATTGAATTTGGATAGGCCGATGATTTTATAGGGAATTAATTTTAGTTGCTGGGTAAAAATTAGCAGGTATTTTTAAAATTGCTAATAAATTCAGTAACATTATCCCAACTTCCTCTAATTTCCCAGTTTGATTCGAGATGTGCGGAGAATGAAGTTTAAAAAAGTTTCAGTTTTAGAAACTATATCCGCCCGGGCTTGCATTCCCGGTTGAATGGAACAATGTTGGTCGTTCCGTTCTCCAGAATTCACAGGGGAGGATTCTGAATGATTAGCGCCCATCCTCGATTTTTGAGTTAAATAAATTTGCTGCAATTCTATGGTGGTTTCATAATAAGAATTGGCGACAGATGAATTCAATTTCGGTTGATTCAAGCTCGAATTAAAACTTCGATTGTCTCCAGAAATCGTATCCGGTGAAATTGCCGATACTTTCCCCAGAAGGGTTCCATATTCTGAATGAGGACAAGCCTCAATTCTAAGGTGAACATTCTGTCCCGTTTCTACTTGACTAATCTCGGAAGAGGGAACCCAGGCTTTAGCCACTAGGGGGGCTTGAATCGGCGAAATTTGGGCAATTTCTTCCCCAATTCGGACGACTTGTCCTGGATTTCTCAAGTTAAGCTGAAGAATTTTGCCGAATTCTGGAGCTTCAATCACTTTTTGCTGAATTTGTCGCTGGATTTGTTCGAGTTCTTGTTCCAAAAATTTCCCTTGATTATCCTGGTCAATTTTTTGTTGAATTAAGGCGGCTCGTTGTTGAGTCAGTTCGGCAATTCTCAACAGCCCAGTCGCCTGGTCTCCTTCTATCTGTTCTCGGGCGATCGCCACTGGAGAATCATTGGGATTGAGTGCAGTTCTAGCACGTTGTACTTTAGATTGGGCGGCAGCAACGGCTTGTTCTTCCCGGGCGATCGCTTGTTTTTGAGTCTCTACCCTAGCCTTTTGGGCGGCTACGGCTTGTTTTTGCTGCTCAACAATCAATTGCACTTCAGCTAATTCATTGTGCAGTCTGGCTTCGGCTCCAGCAATCACCTGTTCTTGCTGTTTCATCCCTGTTTGATAGGACTCTATCCGGGCAGTTTGGGCAGCTAATGCCTGAGTTTGTTGGTCAAATAAAAGCTGGAATTCTTCAAACACTTGACGAGAAATTGCTCCAGTGTCCAGTAAATTTTGATGGCGATCGCGCTTTAACTGAGCAGCGTCTAAGGCCCTTTCAATCCCCGTTAAATCCGCCTGGGCGGACCTGAGTTCAGACTGCATTTGAGATAAATTCTCCCGTTCTTTCCTGACATTAGCTGCCGACTCTACAGGAGAATCTTGAGCAATTTGTTCAAATTGCTGTTTAGAGAGAGTTTTGATATTATCTAGATTTTCGTTGAAATCCATTCGATATTGAGATGCTTGAAACACCCCCGTATTTAGAGAAGAAATTAACTGATTTAAAGTAGCCAATTCTGCTTTGAGTTCAGACCGAGCTTGGGCTAATTCTTGTTCAATAACTCGCAGGTTGGCTAAGGCTTCTTCCACTTCTAAAATGGTATTGGCTTGGCGGTCTTGATAGTCTCTTTGCTGACGGCTGAGTTCAGCTTGGCCGGAAGCGACAGTCCGGGTGCTGCGCTCCGTTTCAGCCATCATCTGGCGGTCAATCGCCTGAATTTGAGCATTGATTTGAGCGATTTGTTGTTGAATGTTCTGTAAGTTATTCTCATTCTGAACTTTTTGGATTTGCAGTTGAGAATCATCCAAGATGGCGATCACTGACCCTTGACTAATTTCCTGATTTTCCCGGACTTCAATCCGTTTTATGGTTCCCTCTACAGCAGCTTGAACGATTTTGACTTCTCCGGTGAGACGGATGGTGGCCGGGACTTTAACCGTAATCGGATATTCCGCGATCGCCGCCATCGTGACCCCTGCCGCCACTGTCCCCACTAAAAATAAGCCGCCTAGGGTATTCCAACCACTTAATGGCGGTAAAAATTCGTCGCTTTTAGCGATGGGAAGTAGATTTTGGTTCGGATCACTCAACATGATTTTTTCAGTCTCTCCACAAGAATCAGCCTCCTGTCCGCCTGAATCACAGTCCTCTTTCGGTTCAGAAGACGGATGAACACAGGAAGAAATGCTGTGGCGCATTAGCGCCACAACAATAGGGTTCTACTTAAGTCTGGGGTGTTGAAATCCAATTTCAAAAATTGGATGTGAGGATATTTGCGGAGGATTCGCCCTTAGGCGGTCAACGCAGCACTTCCACAGCAGGAGCAGGTTGTGGGTCTGACCGTGGGATGTCCACCGGCGATCGAAGACATATCTTCGTCAGAGAGTTCAATTAACCCAGCCGGGTTCTCCGGTAAGCGATCGCGTTGGTCCTGAGTTAGACTATCGCGATAGTCTGAGTCTTTCCAAGCCCTTACTACATCAATGTTTTCAAACATATCGGCTTTCCTGGAACATCTCCAGTATTGCTTGTACGGTTCCCAGATTATCATGAGAATTAGAATCATTCTCATTAAGTTTTTTAACGATTGCTGCCGAATATTATTAAGAATTGTCAACTTTTCTCAAGTGAGAGCGTGTTCCCCTGGTGTCCCGGTTACAGTGCAGATTCAAGAAATAACAGCCTACCCCAGCGGAAACTCAGCCGCTAGGGAATCAAGAAATCGCAGCGATCGCCCGATTGAGCGAGAATATCCCCAGGAGTGCCCTGGAGTTTGACGCGACCCTCATCCAGCCAGATAATCCAGTCAGCGCGCTCAATCACCCGAGGACGATGACTAATTAAAATCGTGGTTTTTTGGTGGCGAGAGGACAACAGGCGATCAAGAACATCCGCCTCACTTACCGGGTCGAGTCCGGCGGTGGATTCATCTAAAATCAGCAGGGGAGGGTCGGTGACAATTCCCCTGGCGATCGCTAATCTTTGTCGCTGTCCCCCAGACAAATTCATGGCAAATTCCCCTAAAATTGTATGATATTTATTCGGAAGTTTACTAATAAATTCATCCGCCTGGGCAATTTGGCAAGCGGTGACAATTTGCTCAAAGGATACCGGCAGCGAACCCAAGTGAAAGTTATCTAAAATAGAACGACTCCAAAAGTGAGCATCTTGCGGAACCAAAACCACCTGTTGCCGGACGCAATCCCAGGATAAATCCGTCAAATTATAAGGTTCAATCCGAATGGTTCCCGATGAGGGCTGATATAAACCGGCAATCAATTTGGCTAAGGTACTTTTTCCACAACCGGACTTGCCAATAATGGCGATCGCCTTGCCTCCCGGTATGGTCAGCGAAAAGTCTTTGAGCAACTCCACTCGTCCTGGATGATGAAACGTTAAATTCTGGCAAATCACCGGCGCATCCGCCGCCAATTTTGCCGTAGGTTTTATCTCTTCATTCGGTTCTGATTGCGCTTCTATCACATCCATCAACCGTTCCGTTGCCGCCTGAGTGCGGGTGACTTGGGGAACGAAACTCACCAGACTGGTCATTAACAAAATCAGATTCAAATTCAAAGCATTAAATCCTAACAATTGCCCAATACTTAATTGCTGATTAATCACCAAATGACTCCCCATCCAAAGCAAGAGAGTTTCCCCCGATAAAGCCAAAAATCCTGAAAAAACCTGGATAACAATCACCGCATTCATCACCCGAAAAGTCAAATGAGCTTGGCGACCATAGCGCCCTTGAAATTCGGCCCATAATTGGGGCGCTGCCTGAATGGTTTTGAGAGCCAAAGCTCCTTTAAATGTTTCGACCAAAATCCCTTGAGTTTCTGCGGCAAAGGCCAATAAATTTCGGGTTCTTTGCTGAAGATACGATAAAAAACAGACCATCCCCAAGGCGATCACTGCGGCGATTCCCAGGGCGACTAAAGTCAGAACCCGACTATAAATTACCATAAATGTCACGGAAGCCACTGCAATTAACAACTGGCTGGGGAGAATTAAACCCACGCGAGAAATCAGTTGATTAACTTCTCGAATATCCAGTAACCGACTAGAGACTTCCCCACTGCGGTGGGTTTCATAGTAAGTCAGGGGTAAGCTGAGAATTGCCCGCCCAAATTCTAACATTAAATCGAGTTCTAAGCGTTGGGCTAAATAAGTGACTAAATGGGATTGGGCTAAATTCAAGCCGCTACTGATGATATGCATGACTAAAACTGCTTTAATCATCACATTGAGCAATTGAGTATCCCCGCGAACTAAGACATCATCGGTGAGGACTTGCAACAGAAAAGGAGTTGTCAGAGAAAGACAACCAATCGTTAGGTTAAATAACAAACTCCGGCCTAAAAGACTGCGGTGATGCCATAACCGCTCAAGTAAGCGTCTATAGCCGCTCATTTTACCGCGATCATCGAGCAACTGATAAAAATCGCTCCGGGTTTCCAGCAGAAGCATTACGTTATTCATCCAGCCTGCTGTAATTTCTTGGGAGGATAAATAGCGCAGGCCAAAAGCCGGGTCTGCTACCACATATTTTTGACCCCGCCGCCCATACAGCACAACCCAATGATTGCCTTTCCAATGAATAATTCCCGGTAAAGGAATCAGTTTTTTATCCACAAGTTCTAGGGCGTCGGTTCAGTAAAAGGGCTTGACAAAACCAAGCAAATGTGAATCTACCTGCTGGACTCAACTACAGTGCGGCCTGTTGTATTGGTAAAACCTCATTCATTCGAGCAATGACATGAAGATTATGGACAACAGCCACTCGTCTGAGGTCGAAGAGGTTTTTGCGCTGTCCAATATAACGGGCACGTTTGTCCTGCCACTGTCCGACATGAGCCAGAGAGTGTTCTACAGACGTTCTCTCCCTCAGTTGAGCGCGACCGCTTGAGGTAGATTGACGCTGACGTAATTCCTGCATCAATCCTTCATCGGGATGGATAGATATGCTGCGGCCATTCTTACTCGTAGTACAGCGTTCTCTCAGGGGACAAGCAGCACACTCCGGTTTAGGAAAATGAACGATCTTACCGGGTTCAAACGGCATAATAACTTGATTTGGACAACTAATTACCTGGTTATCCCAGTCAAAAACAAAGGCGTTTTTATCAAATCGTCCTGAGTTTCTTACCGGCCACGCTTTACAAAATATCTGTAATTGTTCGGAGCGTTCTTTTACCCAATGACTCGATAAATAAGCTCGGTCGATATGGAGTTCATTTAACTGAACCTGTTGTCTTTTTAAGTCAACTTCTAAGTCAACAGTGGCAGCAGCTTCTGGTGTATTAGCACGGGTTACAGCCACAGCCCGAATTACCCCTATATCTAAATCTTTAAGAATATGGCGTTTATAACCATTTATTTTTTGAGAACGGCTTTTTCGGCCATGCCGCATATCTGGGTCTTCAATGGAAATGCGTCGGTCCTTAGCAACCCCTTTGGCCAGCTTCGGCACTCCCATTGTGTCTAATGTCACATTTTGGGATTCAATCAATCGGGCAACCTGGAGAGGAGCTTGTGCCTCTTCTATTTCATCAGGATTAGACTGCTGTTGTATCCATTCTTCTACAGAATTGAGGCTCTTTAGTATGGTTGATAATGCCTTTTGGCTTTCGGCTGGGTCATCCCAATTTAAATCTAATGCGGCTTTTAAGCTGGAACTATTGACAAAATCCGCTCCCGCTTCATTGGCAATTTCTGCCAGCCCCCACCCCTGCTGACTAGCTATTATGCTCAATGCCTTACGCAGAGCATGACCCAAGAGATTATAGGTATCTTCAACTTTACCTGCACCCCATAAAGGAGAGGAATCTAATGCAGCTCTTAAGTTAGCCGAACCAAAACCTCCTTTGAGCTTGGCAATGTCTACAGTCCGGTCAATTAAACGTTGGTCAAAGCCTTTTTTAATTAAGGCGCTTCTGAATCTTATTAAAGTGGCTTTACTGAATGGGGGTTTTTCGCAGTTCAGACAATTCAGAGCTAATTGCCATCGTAGGTCCATGACTAGCTCTTCAATCACTTCCTCGTCAGAAATACCCATATAAGCTTGGAGAATAGTGGCTAAGGCCAATTGGGCTGGTGCGACGGGACAGTTGCCCATTGTACTGTCTTTAAAAATGGTGTTTAGTTCTTCTTGAAACTCATCATCGAATATGAACAGACGGTTCAGGCGAAGAAAAGTAAAAAGCTTGGCTTTTTTGATGCGATTAATAATTACCTGTTCTGAATCTGATAGCTCTACTGGCGGGTGCCACAAAGGAGGACGCATAGACTTTATACCGTAATGAGGGCTTGAATTTAATCGGGTCGTCAATTTCAGTTAGGCATAGTCCAGTTATTTTGTCAAGCTCGGGTACTGAACCGACGCCCTAGGGGAACGCGAACTCCCCGGGCATTAAATCCCAGGGTTTGTGCCCCTTGTTTCAAATTTAATAAGGTGGTGCCGAGTTGTCCAGTTCCGGCAGCTTCTCTGGTCCGTTTAATGGAAAATTTTTTGCCATAGGCAGAGGAAACCGTGGCTAAACAAGCCGCCCCACAATCTTCTTCATTGTGTTGCAAAATTACCGGGTATTTTTTCATAAAATTTCAGGAGATATCAAAGAAAAATGACTGATTTACAAGCCCTCGGAGTCATCGGATTGAGGGGAGAGGATGGGGGGACGAAGTGCGAGGACTGAACTCACGGTTTCTGGGGTCGCCAACCGCAGTAATCCGTAACCGATTCCGGCGAGTCCACTCATCAATCCAGGGGTTTCCACACCCAAAGGAGTGCCGCACAGCCAACCCTCAGATTGGATACTTTCGAGGATGCTGCCGCCCGTGTGGAGGTGAGAATGCCACTGGGGTTCCCCCAGGGTGAGACTGGCTTGTAAGACAAATTCTAAATTGCCCAAATCTCCTTGGGCGAGGGAGTGATTCTGTCCAAATCCCCGATCGCAGGTGATGTCCAGGGCTGTATAAATTTCCTGGCGAATTTGGGGATCATCCTGATGCTGGAGGGCATACAACCGGGCTAATCCAATCCCCGGTGCACCGTGAGACCAGGCGAGAGGACCCAGATTCCCCACCCTTGGGGAATGGTCAAATTCTCGAAAATCCGGCCAGTTGCGGGCATTGGGGTCAAAGACACTGCGTTCGTAGGCGATCGCCGCGATCGCTGCCTTCTGAAACCGCTCTAGTTGCGTCACTGCCGCCAGTTCCAGGAGTGCGTAAGCAATTCCTGCCGCCCCGTGAGAGAATCCGGTTAAGGGTCGCTTGCTGCGGATAGCTGACGGAATCCAACCGATGCCGGTTTCCTGGGGTCTGGCACCGATAATCAGGCGATCGCCACATTGAATCGCCACATCCAGAATCTGGGAATCCGGGGCCACTGCATATAAACTTAACAAACTTAAAATGCAGCCTGCTGACCCCGAAATAATATCCCACTCTTCATCCTGAAGGATGGCCTCCGGTAAATAGTCCAGCCATTCCCTCGCTACGGAAATCAGTTGAGGTTGATTGAGCTGAATTGCCAAATGGCTTAAGCTATAAATCGCACTCCCGAACCCGGTAAACCCGCCAATTGACTCCCCAGGTTTCAACTCTTTTTCTAAGCAAACTTGCCAATAATTAAGCGCCGCAACGGCTAAGTTTTGATAGCGAACTTCTTGGGTAATGTTGCCCAAATAAGCCAAAAATAAGCTAATTCCCGGCAGTCCATCATAGAGATGAATATCAACCCGGCGAATGGCTAATTCCCCTTCCCTAATCCAAGTCAGTCCGATCCAGTCGGCCATCTGATTCTGACAGAGTGCTACCTGTTCCAGTCTATCTCCAATGGCGCAAGCCGCTTTCAAATAGGTCTGGGAACTGGGACGGGTTTCTGGAACCCGCATCGGATACGAAGGCCATTGAATGGCGTCTGGGGACCGGATGACGGTGGCGATCGCAGCACGAATCAATCCCACTTGTCGTTCTAAGTTCGTTTCATCCATCCCTTGCAGGTGAAGGCGGACAGAATCTAGGGCAGATTCTGGTAAAAAATCTGAGATGATTTCCCCCTGACCCGACTTTAAATCTCGGGAATTTGGCTGAGTGGTAAATCGGGGAATATCCCCTTGCCATAACTCTTGAATTTCAGCAGGTATTACCCGGGCTAAACTCGGAAAATTAGGCACTTCTACCCAGAGTTTATCAAATAGGCGATCGCGGTCTAACGCATCCCGCAACAAGTCCGGATGAAATCCCTCCTGCAACAATAATCCATAAGTCCGAGTCGCCCGCAAAACCACCCGGATTTCATCCTCAGCAAACGTATTGAATAGCCCAGACTCACCCACCAAATTATCCCTATTTTTGACCAAAACTCGATAAATTTCTGTAAATCCCGTAATAATTGCTGCCGTATAATCTTCCAACTTTACCGAGGCCCCGTTCAGGGTGGGACGATTCAAATCTGGGGGTAATTGAACCGCTTTACGAGAGATTTTCATTTCATCGGTTGCCACTCCCTGCCAGGTGGGAATGGCATCAGGAGTCATGGGACTGCCTGAGTTCCCTAACCCACTAATATCAATCCCTCCATACCCTTGATTCCCCCACAAATTCATCGGTAAAATCCCCACACTTAACACAGACCAATCCAGTTCTCTTTCCGCCAAACAGTCGGAATTGAACCCCTCCAATTGGCTATACCGAGGGTGAAATAAAGATTCCAAATCTACTAAAATCGGCTGTTCTCCGACGGCGATAATATTATTGCTATAAAAATCCGTAGCTTGGAGGGCATATAATAAGGCTAAATATCCTCCCTGTCTTTGATAAAATCGCTCAATTTGAGCGGCGGTATCACAGGGTTGAGCAGTCACATATTCCACCCAACCATACTCCCCGCAATTGAGAACATTCAAGATTGGGAAGGGGGGATAATTGCCTTGTTTATTGAGCCAATTTAGTAAATTTTGAAAATGAATATCAATGCTGAGAGAGCGGGGTTTATAAACTAATTTAAACCCGGAACTAAACTCGGCGATCGCCACCGAACGTCCCCCATTATGCGAATCCCCCGCATTGGAATTCAGATGGACTAATCCGCCCGGTTCAGAGTCCCGACTAAACTGCTGGATAATTCTCGGCCAATCCTGACAGAGGCGTTCCACAAATTCATAACTGACGGTAATCCATCCCTGGATTGAATTAAGGACTTGCCGGGTCAAAACCGGGTATTCTGTCCACAAGGCTAGAGCCATTTCCGGTTGTTGCAGTTGCTGAATAAACTGAGCAAATCTTTCGGCACTACTGTTACCAGATAATTTTCCTTGGATGCGCGCTACATTTAATTCCAAGACTAAAGTGCGGGTACTCATCCAGAGCAATTCTTTCGGTAAAGGTTCATACAAAATTGCGGCAATGGTTTGGGAATTGATGCAGTCAGGGGAGTGGATGGACAGCAAGGTTTGAAGTTTCTCCTGGAGGCAACTGCGCCCCCAGGCAATTAACGGAGAAAATAGGGTTAAAAACCCAGAGACTCCGGATTGAGTATCACTCAGATTTCCGGTTTCCG includes:
- a CDS encoding type 2 lanthipeptide synthetase LanM family protein, with product MKEENSQRVQWYRGIPLRERIASGDRPKAGSTPLGDRRLQRWRSQTPFNNDIYFAQRLASDGLTEPEFQQLLEESRETLAHQFPEPPNWIKTLSDILSTYPFSALSETGNLSDTQSGVSGFLTLFSPLIAWGRSCLQEKLQTLLSIHSPDCINSQTIAAILYEPLPKELLWMSTRTLVLELNVARIQGKLSGNSSAERFAQFIQQLQQPEMALALWTEYPVLTRQVLNSIQGWITVSYEFVERLCQDWPRIIQQFSRDSEPGGLVHLNSNAGDSHNGGRSVAIAEFSSGFKLVYKPRSLSIDIHFQNLLNWLNKQGNYPPFPILNVLNCGEYGWVEYVTAQPCDTAAQIERFYQRQGGYLALLYALQATDFYSNNIIAVGEQPILVDLESLFHPRYSQLEGFNSDCLAERELDWSVLSVGILPMNLWGNQGYGGIDISGLGNSGSPMTPDAIPTWQGVATDEMKISRKAVQLPPDLNRPTLNGASVKLEDYTAAIITGFTEIYRVLVKNRDNLVGESGLFNTFAEDEIRVVLRATRTYGLLLQEGFHPDLLRDALDRDRLFDKLWVEVPNFPSLARVIPAEIQELWQGDIPRFTTQPNSRDLKSGQGEIISDFLPESALDSVRLHLQGMDETNLERQVGLIRAAIATVIRSPDAIQWPSYPMRVPETRPSSQTYLKAACAIGDRLEQVALCQNQMADWIGLTWIREGELAIRRVDIHLYDGLPGISLFLAYLGNITQEVRYQNLAVAALNYWQVCLEKELKPGESIGGFTGFGSAIYSLSHLAIQLNQPQLISVAREWLDYLPEAILQDEEWDIISGSAGCILSLLSLYAVAPDSQILDVAIQCGDRLIIGARPQETGIGWIPSAIRSKRPLTGFSHGAAGIAYALLELAAVTQLERFQKAAIAAIAYERSVFDPNARNWPDFREFDHSPRVGNLGPLAWSHGAPGIGLARLYALQHQDDPQIRQEIYTALDITCDRGFGQNHSLAQGDLGNLEFVLQASLTLGEPQWHSHLHTGGSILESIQSEGWLCGTPLGVETPGLMSGLAGIGYGLLRLATPETVSSVLALRPPILSPQSDDSEGL